In a single window of the Phocoena sinus isolate mPhoSin1 chromosome 7, mPhoSin1.pri, whole genome shotgun sequence genome:
- the SGO2 gene encoding shugoshin 2 isoform X3: protein MKVPLTSNDDDDEDKEKKQCDNIMSKTSPDSPSLVSTQHNLELLFLKENDQNVCGVNDSKHISSIVDILPKESHSHSDQSSGSSLMSEMKNAQSMSHRKKSSPSNVTKRKKRVSSWESNNPADTPCVTDLDQQQISSPILNWNNEIKDCTNEANTKMQRNIMCLPASSESASEPTAEGLNPVQGNDDFQLQKTVYDGDMDLTASEVSKIVTVSTGTKNKRDNKKPNDCGMKTFRKVKDPSSEKKRERSKRQFKNSSDVNIEDKIKNGLERRSVVLDGKEDSEEPNFIFSTEQLTQLNMPKKITLHNGFDQDDRPSTQCNKKRKIIHVTDDQEEIYSFSQSSDKFEQDSKFDMGPSSLAYKKSKTSRQTFVIHTLEKDNLFPNQKVKETTSENLGVTSEFQTVYLSSKDNGKLCDYETQNMLDLKKHVTDRQPTQQNEPKINKKLRQKINRKTEIISEMNQILGDNAKDVQGPEKGNFSFQTREDKEIISGNLEVSNEFQKSGVSTSNNGNLCDCETQNVLGLQKQITDVYPVQQNESKINKNLRQKINRKTEIISEVNVLDNNRSGYCPEKGNSFFLTQDKEVISENLEGTSAFQTPALASKDSRNLYDYDTQNVLGVKKHVYDIQPACQNESKIDKKLRQKVCRKTEIISDINQIYKNHDKGMHDPEKGNLFSLTQKDKEIIPENLEDANEFQIADPSLRGNRNPCDYETQNLLGVKKHATDTGKQNESKINENLRQKVSRKTEIILEMNQKNEVNDKGIHDTVKGAFFSLTPKDKETISENLEVTNEFQTIYLPTKNNRNLYKTQNMLDLKKHVTDKQPTQQNESKINKLRQKVNRKTERISEMYQIYEDNDKDVHGQESYTKDLNFKINKSKQRLEGQGISGYCMEVNSNEKENCGQISNPYKPVKKHGEESSGKAKNILAKGNNKPILHLTGSSQTSVSLELGLKHTTDETDSDPGNQMELHKNPKQSTTTLNKKRDIPFMEVTKEGECQVKKINKMTSKSNKRKTFVDPSPDSHELMEIIADTIQGISVESECAVKEKKLENEEIVKIKPDFHTKMLKSVSQICSPNRQDSSFNSVPDGSKPLSISSSKNLKGNFALESSPVFQINDDVHEKMKKMNFKVNQRTQRSEIGVRMLQDLTNTGFVSNNTAKSENKLEDLSSELSSRRRRCTPLSLKEPSLKGKMRR from the exons ATGAA GGTTCCATTAACttcaaatgatgatgatgatgaagataaagaaaaaaagcagtgtgACAATATCATGTCAAAGACATCACCTGATAGCCCCTCTTTGGTATCAACTCAGCATAACTTGGAAttgttatttcttaaagaaaatgatcAGAATGTTTGTGGTGTAAATGATTCCAAACACATTTCTTCTATTGTTGATATACTTCCCaaag aaagCCATTCCCACTCAGACCAAAGTTCCGGGAGTTCTCTAATGAGTGAGATGAAAAATGCCCAGTCAATGAGCCACAGAAAGAAGTCATCTCCTAGTAATGTGACTAAAAGGAAAAAACGTGTATCATCTTGGGAATCAAATAATCCTGCAGACACTCCCTGTGTAACAGATTTGGATCAACAACAGATTTCAAGTCCAATATTAAATtggaataatgaaataaaagattgTACTAACGAAGCAAATactaaaatgcaaagaaacataATGTGCCTTCCTGCCTCATCTGAGTCTGCAAGTGAACCTACTGCAGAGGGCCTGAATCCAGTTCAGGGTAATGATGACTTTCAGTTGCAAAAAACTGTGTATGATGGTGACATGGATTTAACTGCTAGTGAAGTAAGTAAAATTGTTACAGTTTCAACAGgcactaaaaataaaagagataataaaaaacCAAATGATTGTGGAatgaaaactttcagaaaagtgaAAGATCCAAGctctgaaaaaaagagagaaagatcaaagagacaatttaaaaatagttcagaTGTGAATATTGAGGACAAGATCAAAAATGGACTGGAAAGAAGATCTGTTGTCCTGGATGGCAAAGAGGATTCAGAAGaaccaaattttattttcagtactgAACAGCTGACTCAGTTGAACATGCCGAAGAAAATAACCCTTCACAATGGCTTTGATCAGGATGACAGACCAAGTACACAGTgtaacaaaaagaggaaaataattcatGTAACGGATGATCAAGAGGAAATATACTCTTTCTCCCAAAGTTCAGATAAATTCGAGCAGGACAGTAAATTTGATATGGGTCCTAGTTCTCTAGCttataagaaaagtaaaacttcTAGACAGACATTTGTGATTCATACGTTAGAAAAAGATAACTTATTCCCAAACCAAAAGGTTAAAGAAACCACCTCTGAAAACCTAGGAGTCACAAGTGAATTTCAAACAGTTTATCTTTCCAGCAAAGATAATGGAAAGTTATGTGATTATGAGACCCAAAATATGTTAGATTTGAAAAAGCATGTCACTGATAGGCAACCCACTCAGCAAaatgaaccaaaaataaataagaagcttaggcagaaaataaatcggaagacagaaataatttctgaaatgAACCAAATACTTGGGGATAATGCCAAAGATGTGCAAGGCCCAGAAAAAGGTAACTTTTCCTTCCAAACCCGAGAGGATAAAGAAATCATCTCTGGAAACCTAGAAGTttcaaatgaatttcaaaaatctGGTGTTTCCACTAGCAATAATGGAAACCTGTGTGATTGTGAGACCCAGAATGTATTGGGTCTGCAAAAGCAGATCACTGATGTGTACCCTGTTCAGCAGAATGAatcaaaaattaataagaatCTTAGGCAGAAAATAAATCGGAAGACAGAAATAATTTCCGAAGTGAATGTTTTAGATAATAACAGAAGTGGGTATTGCCCAGAAAAGGGTAACTCTTTCTTCCTAACCCAGGATAAAGAAGTTATCTCTGAAAACCTAGAAGGTACAAGTGCGTTTCAAACACCTGCTCTTGCTTCCAAAGATAGTAGAAACCTGTATGATTATGACACTCAAAATGTTTTGGGGGTGAAAAAGCATGTTTATGATATACAACCTGCTTgtcaaaatgaatcaaaaataGATAAGAAGCTTAGGCAAAAGGTATGTCGGAAGACAGAAATCATTTCTGATATCAACCAAATATATAAGAATCACGACAAAGGAATGCATGACCCAGAAAAAGGTAACTTATTTTCTCTAAcccagaaagataaagaaatcatCCCTGAAAACCTAGAAGATGCAAATGAGTTTCAGATAGCTGATCCTTCCCTCAGAGGTAATAGGAATCCATGTGATTATGAGACTCAAAACCTTTTAGGTGTGAAAAAGCATGCTACTGATACTGGGAAGcaaaatgaatcaaaaataaatgagaatctCAGGCAGAAAGTAAGTCGGAAGAcagaaataattttggaaatgaaccaaaaaaatgaagttaacgACAAAGGTATACATGACACAGTAAAAGGTGCCTTCTTCTCCCTAACCCCAAAGGATAAAGAAACCATTTCTGAAAACCTAGAAGTCACAAATGAATTTCAAACCATTTATCTTCCCaccaaaaataatagaaatttatataAGACCCAGAATATGTTGGATTTGAAAAAGCATGTCACTGATAAGCAACCCACTCAGCAGaatgaatcaaaaataaataagcttagGCAGAAAGTAAATCGGAAGACAGAAAGAATTTCTGAAATGTACCAGATATATGAGGATAATGATAAAGATGTGCATGGCCAAGAAAGCTATACAAaagatcttaattttaaaataaataaatctaaacaaAGACTTGAAGGCCAAGGTATTAGTGGATACTGTATGGAAGTCaacagtaatgaaaaagaaaattgtggtCAAATTTCAAATCCTTACAAACCAGTTAAAAAGCATGGGGAAGAATCATCAGGCAAGGCAAAGAACATTTTGGCAAAAGGTAACAACAAACCTATTTTGCACTTGACAGGTTCTTCACAGACGTCTGTCTCCTTAGAACTAGGTTTAAAACACACTACTGATGAGACAGATTCTGACCCTGGAAACCAAATGGAACTACATAAGAATCCAAAGCAAAGCACTACAACGCTGAATAAAAAGAGAGATATCCCCTTCATGGAAGTGACAAAGGAAGGAGAGTGCCaggtcaaaaaaataaataaaatgacatccaAATCAAACAAAAGGAAGACCTTCGTAGATCCTTCTCCAGATAGTCATGAACTAATGGAGATAATAGCTGACACCATTCAGGGAATATCAGTTGAATCTGAATGTgctgttaaggaaaaaaaattggaaaatgaggAAATTGTCAAAATTAAGCCAGACTTTCACACAAAAATGTTGAAATCTGTATCTCAGATATGTTCACCTAACAGACAAGATTCTTCCTTTAACAGTGTTCCTGACGGTTCAAAACCTTTGAGTATTTCTTCTAGTaaaaatctgaaaggaaattTTGCTCTGGAGAGCTCACCCGTCTTTCAAATAAATGATGATGTGcatgagaagatgaaaaagatgaattttaaagtCAACCAAAGAACACAAAGATCAGAAATAG GTGTTAGAATGCTACAGGACTTGACAAATACTGGTTTTGTTTCAAATAACACTGCTAAATCTGAAAACAAGTTAGAAGATCTATCTTCGGAGCTGTCAAGCCGAAGAAGAAGGTGTACTCCTCTCTCTTTAAAAGAGCCAAGTCTCAAAGG GAAGATGAGAAGATGA